A region of Sphingobium baderi DNA encodes the following proteins:
- a CDS encoding ABC transporter ATP-binding protein gives MTDISSQAAIEITNLTKVYAGGKRALDDISLTIPRGQIYGLLGPNGAGKSTTINILAGLVNKTSGSASIWGFDIDQNPRNAKNSIGIVPQEIVFDPFFTPFETLENQAGYYGVPKDRRRSMELLRAVRLDDKANAYARTLSGGMKRRLLVAKAMVHSPPILVLDEPTAGVDVQLRQQLWAYVRELNAQGVTIVLTTHYLEEAEELCDRIGIINHGRLITDKPTRELIAMAQEKVVQVTVDRDIAIAPDAPCFEKVELSGDRTLTITYMKDRANAGQVLSAVQASGLAIVDVVTRDPDLEDVFLNLTAAA, from the coding sequence ATGACCGACATCTCTTCCCAGGCCGCCATCGAGATCACCAACCTCACCAAGGTCTATGCGGGCGGCAAGCGCGCGCTGGATGATATCTCCCTCACCATCCCGCGCGGGCAGATATATGGCTTGTTGGGGCCAAATGGCGCGGGCAAGTCGACCACGATCAACATCCTGGCGGGGCTCGTCAACAAGACCAGCGGAAGCGCAAGCATCTGGGGCTTCGACATCGACCAGAACCCCCGCAACGCCAAGAACAGCATCGGTATCGTGCCCCAGGAGATCGTCTTCGATCCCTTCTTCACGCCCTTTGAGACGCTGGAAAATCAGGCGGGCTATTATGGCGTGCCCAAGGACCGCCGCCGCTCGATGGAGCTGTTGCGCGCCGTTCGTCTGGACGACAAGGCGAACGCCTATGCCCGCACTTTGTCGGGCGGCATGAAACGTCGCCTACTGGTGGCGAAGGCCATGGTCCATTCCCCGCCCATCCTCGTGCTGGACGAACCCACAGCAGGCGTGGACGTGCAATTGCGCCAGCAGCTTTGGGCCTATGTGCGCGAACTCAACGCGCAAGGCGTGACCATCGTCCTTACCACGCACTATCTGGAAGAAGCCGAAGAACTATGCGACCGCATCGGCATCATCAACCATGGCCGCCTCATCACTGACAAGCCGACCCGCGAACTTATCGCCATGGCGCAGGAAAAAGTGGTGCAGGTGACGGTGGATCGCGACATCGCCATCGCGCCCGACGCGCCCTGTTTCGAGAAGGTCGAACTGTCGGGCGACCGCACCCTGACGATCACCTATATGAAAGATCGCGCCAATGCCGGACAGGTGCTTTCCGCCGTGCAGGCGAGCGGCCTTGCCATCGTGGATGTGGTAACGCGCGATCCCGATCTGGAGGATGTGTTCCTCAACCTGACGGCGGCAGCGTGA
- the purN gene encoding phosphoribosylglycinamide formyltransferase, which translates to MTKAKVAVLISGRGSNMAALLYAAKNPTCPYEIALVASNNPDAPGLALAAAEGVPTFAHSHKGMKRAEFDSLIDLELRKAGAEYVALAGYMRLLSPEFVARWEGRMLNVHPSLLPRYKGLDTHQRAIDAGDSHGGCSIHIVTADLDDGPVLAQIEVAILSGDTADSLAARTLFAEHQLYPHVLAEFVTRERSPDWLLDQVRQRALALPQSDEGLSHGMSSFGIEKGKKFAYFTQDHHGIGIIALLVKTSAPEEQAMLIDSDPDLYYRPAYLGPAGWIGIRLDLGQVDWDLVEDRLQRSWRTVAPRKLTALLDVADQF; encoded by the coding sequence ATGACCAAGGCAAAAGTCGCAGTCCTCATTTCCGGTCGCGGCTCCAATATGGCGGCGCTGCTTTATGCGGCGAAGAACCCGACATGCCCCTATGAGATCGCGCTGGTCGCCTCCAACAACCCGGACGCGCCCGGTCTGGCGCTGGCGGCGGCCGAAGGCGTTCCTACCTTCGCCCACAGCCACAAGGGGATGAAGCGCGCCGAGTTCGACAGCCTCATCGACCTTGAACTCCGCAAAGCCGGGGCCGAATATGTCGCACTGGCAGGCTATATGCGCCTGCTCTCACCCGAATTCGTGGCACGCTGGGAAGGCCGGATGCTGAACGTCCACCCCAGCCTGCTACCCAGATATAAAGGCCTCGACACGCACCAGCGCGCCATAGATGCTGGCGATAGCCACGGCGGCTGCTCAATCCATATCGTCACCGCCGATCTCGACGATGGCCCGGTGCTGGCCCAGATCGAAGTTGCGATCCTGTCCGGCGACACGGCGGACAGCCTCGCCGCCCGCACCCTCTTCGCCGAGCATCAGCTTTATCCTCATGTCCTCGCTGAATTCGTGACACGCGAACGCTCGCCCGACTGGCTGCTCGATCAGGTCCGCCAGCGCGCCCTCGCCCTGCCCCAATCGGACGAAGGGCTGTCGCATGGAATGTCCAGCTTCGGTATCGAGAAGGGCAAGAAATTCGCCTATTTCACGCAGGATCATCATGGCATCGGCATCATTGCACTCTTGGTCAAGACCAGTGCGCCGGAAGAACAGGCGATGCTGATCGACAGCGATCCCGACCTCTATTACCGCCCCGCCTATCTAGGGCCGGCGGGTTGGATCGGCATCCGCCTCGACCTTGGTCAGGTGGACTGGGATCTGGTGGAAGATCGTCTCCAGAGAAGCTGGCGCACCGTCGCGCCAAGGAAGCTCACCGCCTTGCTGGACGTCGCCGATCAGTTCTGA